The region GCCGATCTCTCCTTTGTGGACGAGGCGGTCCGGCTGCTCGTCGCCGACCTCGGCGACACGCCGTTGATCGGGTTCGCCGGGGCGCCGTTCACCCTCGCCAGCTACCTGGTCGAGGGCGGCCCGTCGCGTACGCACGTGAAGACGAAGGCCCTGATGTACGGCGCGCCCGAAATCTGGCACGCGCTCTGCGCCCGGCTGGGCGACATCACCGAGGAGTTCCTCCGGGTGCAGGTGAACGCGGGTGCGTCTGCGATCCAGCTGTTCGACTCCTGGGCCGGGGCGCTCTCCGAGGCCGACTACCGGCGGTTCGTGCTGCCGCACTCGACCCGGGTGCTGGCGAGCCTGGCCGACGCGGGCGTGCCCCGGATCCACTTCGGTGTGGGCACCGCGGAACTACTCGGCGCGATGGGCGAGGCCGGGGCCGACGTGGTCGGGGTCGACTGGCGTACGCCACTGGACGCCGCCACCGTACGGATCGGCCCGGACAGGGCGGTGCAGGGCAACCTGGACCCGTGCGTGCTGTTCGCCCCGTGGCCGGTGGTCGAGGCCGAGGTGCGCCGGATCCTGGCCGAGGGCGAGTCGACTCCGGGACACGTGTTCAACCTCGGCCACGGCGTCCTGCCGGAGACCGATCCCGACGTGCTGACCCGGGTGGTCGCGTTGGTGCACGAGGCATCCGCCCGCTGATCATGGAAGCTTGCTGAGCATGGAAACCGGTACGCGGGACGACGCGGCGGGACGGCCGGCGCGGATCGCGGTGGTCGGCGGCGGCATCACCGGTCTCGCCGCCGCGCTGCGGTTGCGGGACCGGGCACCGGACGGCAGCACGATCACCGTCTACGAGCAGTCCGGCTCGCTGGGCGGCAAGCTGCGTACCGGCAGCGTCGCCGGAGCGCCGGTCGAGTTCGGTGCCGAGGCGTTCCTGACCCGCGACCCCGCCGGGGGCGAGTCGGCGGCGGTCGCCCTGGCCCGCCGGCTGGGGCTGGGCGAGGACCTGGTGCACCCGGCGACCGGGCAGGCGGCGATCGCGTTGCGTGGCCGGCTGCTGCCCGTACCCGGCGGCACGCTGGTCGGCGTACCCGGAGATCTGGAAAAGGTGTCCGCGCTGGCGCAGCCGGCGGCGGACCGGGACCGCGACGGCGGTGGCCCGCTGCTCGGCCCGGACGAGGACGTCGCCGTCGGTGAGCTGGTCCGGCGCCGGCTCGGCGACGAGGTCGTCGACCGGCTGGTCGACCCGATGCTCGGCGGCGTCTACGCCGGCCGGGCGGACTCGCTCTCGCTGGCCACCACCATGCCCGGATTGGCCCGCACCGCCCGGATCGAGGGCACCCTGACCGGCGCCGTCCGGGCCGCCCTGGCGGCCTCGCCCCGCACCCCCGGCCGACCGGTCTTCGCCACCGTGGAGGGCGGGCTGGGTCGGCTGGTCACGGCCGCGGCCGAACACCTGGTGGCACCCGTCGGGGCCGGCAGCGGTACGGCGGTCGGCGGGGTCCAGATCAGGCTCGGCGCGACGGTACGGGAGCTGGCCCCCACCCCGACCGGCTGGCGGCTGGTGATCGGCCCCACCCGCGACCCGGAACAGGTCGAGGCGGACGCGGTGGTGCTGGCCCTGCCGGCGCGTCCGGCCGCCCGGCTGCTCGCCGGGGTCGACGTCGGTGTCGGTGCCCTGGTCGGCCGGCTCGACTACGCCAGCGTGGCGCTGGTCACCCTGGTCGTGCCGGCGGCGACCCTGCCCGACCTCTCCGGTTTCCTGGTGCCGGCGACCGAGGGCACGCTGACCAAGGCGGCCACCTTCTTCAGCACCAAGTGGGCGCACCAGCGCCGGTCGGACGGGCTGGCGCTGCTGCGCGCCTCGGTCGGCCGCTACGGCGAGGAGCACCTGTTGCAGCGCGAGGACGCCGAGCTGGTCGCGGCGGTGCACGGGGAACTGGGTCGACTGCTGCCCGGTGGCGCACTGCCGGCGCCGGTGGCCAGCCACGTCCAGCGGTGGGGCGGGGCGCTGCCGCAGTACCAGCCGGGACACCTGGAACGGGTGGCGGCGGCGCGGAACACGCTGCGGACGAGCCACCCGACGCTGGCGCTGGCCGGCGCCGGCTACGACGGGGTCGGCATGCCGATCTGCGTACGCTCCGGCGAGACCGCCGCGGAAGAGATCGTCAAGGCGTTGGGAGGAGCCACGGGATGAGCACGGATGCTGGTGCGGAACAGAGCAACGCGGCCCGGCTGCGGGAGCTGAACGACACTGTCCGCTACACCATGTGGTCGGTCTTCCGGGCCACCGGCCCGCTGCCGGACGACCGGGACCGGATAGCCGCCGAGGTCGAGGCGCTCTTCGCCGACCTGGCGAGCAAGGACGTGGTGGTCCGGGGCAGCTACGACGTCTCCGCCCTGCGGGCCGACGCGGACCTGCTGATCTGGTGGCACGCGACCACCCCGGACGCGCTCCAGGAGGCGTACGGGCTGTTCCGGCGTACGGGACTGGGTCGGCAACTGGCACCGGTCTGGTCGCAGATGGCGCTGCACCGGCCGGCGGAGTTCAACAAGAGCCACGTGCCCGCGTTCCTGGCCGGTGAGCCGGCCCGCGACTACATCTGCGTGTACCCGTTCGTGCGCTCGTACGAGTGGTACCTGCTGCCCGACGCCGAGCGCCGGGAGATGCTCGCCGAGCACGGCCGGATGGCTCGCGGCTACGCCGACGTACGGGCCAACACGGTCGCCTCGTTCGCCCTCGGCGACTACGAGTGGATGCTCGCCTTCGAGGCCGACGAACTGCACCGGATCGTCGACCTGATGCGTGACCTGCGCGCCTCCCGGGCCCGCCGGCACGTACGCGAGGAGGTGCCGTTCTACACCGGCCGCCGCCGCTCGGTCGGCGAACTGGTCGCCAGCCTGCCGTGAGCGCGGTGCGGGCCACGGCGTTTCCTGCCGTGGCCCGCACCGCGTTACCCGATCACGGGTAGTTGACCAGCGTGGCGACGTTGTCGGCCGAGTTCGCCGGGTCGCCGACGTTGTTGACGATGTTGCGGATGGTGCCGGTCCCGCCGAGCGACACGGTGGTCATGTTGTGTAGCCGGACGCCGGCCCGGTTCGGCACCTCGAACGAGTGCCCCAGCACCACACTCGGGTTGCTGCTGAAGAAGCAGTAGCTGCCCAGCCCCCAGGCTTCGTGCGTGGTCACCGAGTCGGCCACCTTGTACGCCGCGTACCCCTGTTGCGAGCCGTTCTGCCAGCTCGCCTGGTTCGGCACGTCGTACGGGATCTCGTTCTGGTAGAAGTACGTCCTGCCCCGTTCGCCGTTCCAGATGGTCTGGTACTTCTGGTAGTGCTCGACGAAGAGGCCGTACATGGTGACGTCGTTGCCGTTGACGATCAGGCCGGTGTCGGCGGTGTTGACGTTCCAGCCGACCCCGTAGCTGTGGTCCCCGCGCCAGATCCACAGGTGGTCGCCGATCACGTTCGAGCTGTTCACCCGCAGGCTGACGGTGGCCTTGCCGACCGCCGCGCCGCCGACCCGGAAGTAGACGTCGTGCAGCGAGGTGGGGTTGGCCGAGTGGTTGGCCGACGAGCCGGTCGGGCCGACCTCCATCAGCACCGGCGAGTTGACCGGTCCGGCGTCGAACAGCAGCCCGGCGACCTTCACCCCGTCGACGTCGGCGACGCTCATCGCGACGATGCCGTTGTCCGGCATCAGGGTGGCCAGGCCGAGGCCGAGCACTACCGTGTCCGGCCGGGTCACCCGCAGGGTGTCGTTCAGGTGGTAGATCCCCGGGGTGAACAGCAGGTGCTTCCCCTGGGCCAGTTGCGCGTTGATGGTCGCGGCGGTGGCGCCGGGCTTGACCACGAAGAACTGGCCGATCGGCAGGGACGTACCGGCCGGGGCGCCGGACGCCCAGCTGGTGCCGGTCGTGTTGGTCCGGACCGCCGGTACGAACACCTGGTAGTTGCCGGCCTGGTCGACGTAGAGGAACGGCTTCTCGCGTACCACCGGCGTCTGGGCGACGGTGGTGAACGGCGGGTTCGGGAAGCTGTTGGCCGGGGCGTTGACCGCGCCGACGAAGACCATGTTCCAGTTCGAGCCGGTCCAGCTGCCCCACTGGGTGTTGCGGGACAGCCACTGCTGCTGTGAGCCGGAGCGGACCTGGCCGTCGATGCGGGTGTCGGCGAGCAGGCCGCCGCTGGACCAGCCGCCGTCGTCGAGCTGAAGATTTCCGCGTACGTGCATGCGGCGGTAGGCGGCGGCCTGGGAGACGGCCCAGCGGTCGGTGCCCGACGGCGGGTTGACCGACAGGTTCTCCGCGCCGCGCCAGAAGTTGTGCGTGGCGTTGCCCTGGAACCAGTCCGCCTCGACGTGCACGCCGCCGTTGATGGTGACGCTGTCGGGCAGGTAGCCGAGCCCGGCGACCTGGGTGTAGAAGCCGACGTTCACGTCCACGTTGTACGTGCCGGGCTTGAACAGCAGCGCGTACCGGTTGTTGCCGAACTGGTTGCTCTCCTGCTGCTGGAAGACGGTGTTGAGACGGCTCTGGATGGTCGCTGCGGGCATCGACGGGTCGAAGACGGAGACATTCGGTCCCAGGTCCACGTTGCCTCCCGGTGGCGGTGTCGTCGGTGCGGTCGGCGTCGGCGTCGGATTGCCGCCGCCGGTGGGCAGGACCCATTGTTGGTTGGGTCCACCGAAACACTCCCAGATTTGCAGCGGCGTGCCGTCGGCGGAGGAGGGGCCGGTGGCGTCGAGGCACTTGTTCGCCGTCGGGTTGCGCAGCAGGCCGGCGCTGGCGGTCCACTGTTGGGCGCCGCTGCCGTTGCAGTCCCAGATCTGCACCCTGGCCCCGTTGGCGGTGGACGCGCTCGCCACGTCGAGGCACTTGCCCAGGGCCCGGATGGTGCCGTCGTCGCCGACGGTCCACTGTTGGGCGGTGCTGCCGTTGCAGGTGTAGAGCTGCACCCTGGTTCCGTTGGCGTTGCTGGCGGCGGCGATGTCGACGCACTTGCCGCCGTACCCGGTGATGGCGCCGGTGGTGGCGGCCAGGGCGTGGGTGACGCCGACCGCGCCCACCGCGAGCCCGACCGCGACGGTGGCGAGTACGGCGACGATGCGGGGCCGGATCCGGCCGACGGTCCTGCTGCTGGGGGTCATGGCGCTGCTCGGGGTCATGGCGCTTCCTTCTCGCCGGCTGCCCGCCGACGGCGGCATAGCAGTGACTGATGTCAATCAGTTCACAAACTTTACAGATTGGCCGAAGGCTATTCCGGCCATGGGGGGAAGTCAACATATGACCGAAAAAGCTCCCCGTGGTCGCGACCGACGACAAGCCGCCACATCCGGTGTAATGCCTGTTCGGGCGGGTAGTCGGCAACCGCTACGGGCCCAGCCGCGTCAGGCGGTGAGATCCGCTGGAGAAGGAGTCTGGAGATGTCTCACATGTCACGCCCCGGACCACCGATACGCGGCCATGACGGCCACGACGGCCACGACGGCGAGTTCGAGTTCTGGCGCAACCACGCCACCGTCGTCCTGCAACCGGTGGCCGCCCCGTCGATCCTCGGGCTCTTCGGCTTCGCCGCCGCCACCTTCGTCGTCGGCGCGAACCTGGCCGGCTGGTACGGCAACTCGACCACCCCGCAGTTCCTCTTCCCGTTCGCCGCGTTCCTCGGCGGCCTGGCCCAGTTCCTGGCCGGGATGTGGGCGTACCGGGCGCGGGACGGGCTGGCCACCGCCATGCACGGGATCTGGGGCGCCTTCTGGCTGTCGTACGGGCTGCTCTTCCTGCTGATCGCGATCGGCGTACTGACCCAGCCCACGCCGTTCGTGGCCCTCGGCTACTGGTTCATCGCACTCGCCGCGATCACCTGGTCCGGTGCGGCTGCCGCCCTGGCGGTGAACCTCGGGCTCGCCGGGG is a window of Micromonospora sp. NBC_01699 DNA encoding:
- the hemG gene encoding protoporphyrinogen oxidase, whose translation is METGTRDDAAGRPARIAVVGGGITGLAAALRLRDRAPDGSTITVYEQSGSLGGKLRTGSVAGAPVEFGAEAFLTRDPAGGESAAVALARRLGLGEDLVHPATGQAAIALRGRLLPVPGGTLVGVPGDLEKVSALAQPAADRDRDGGGPLLGPDEDVAVGELVRRRLGDEVVDRLVDPMLGGVYAGRADSLSLATTMPGLARTARIEGTLTGAVRAALAASPRTPGRPVFATVEGGLGRLVTAAAEHLVAPVGAGSGTAVGGVQIRLGATVRELAPTPTGWRLVIGPTRDPEQVEADAVVLALPARPAARLLAGVDVGVGALVGRLDYASVALVTLVVPAATLPDLSGFLVPATEGTLTKAATFFSTKWAHQRRSDGLALLRASVGRYGEEHLLQREDAELVAAVHGELGRLLPGGALPAPVASHVQRWGGALPQYQPGHLERVAAARNTLRTSHPTLALAGAGYDGVGMPICVRSGETAAEEIVKALGGATG
- a CDS encoding acetate uptake transporter family protein, with the translated sequence MSHMSRPGPPIRGHDGHDGHDGEFEFWRNHATVVLQPVAAPSILGLFGFAAATFVVGANLAGWYGNSTTPQFLFPFAAFLGGLAQFLAGMWAYRARDGLATAMHGIWGAFWLSYGLLFLLIAIGVLTQPTPFVALGYWFIALAAITWSGAAAALAVNLGLAGVLITLAAGATTFGVGQISDSSAWRTTGAWLFVVSALIAWYTATAMMLEATYGRVILPIGKRHGVNVPGRQPRQNIQFVSGEPGIKVGQ
- the hemE gene encoding uroporphyrinogen decarboxylase, which codes for MTTTIAGNVSRGGEPAPAGPADSPFVRACRRLPVPHTPVWFMRQAGRSLPEYRELRAGVPMLESCRRPELVHEITMQPVRRHGVDAAILFSDIVVPVAAAGIDLEIVPGTGPVVAEPVRAAADVDRIRPIDAADLSFVDEAVRLLVADLGDTPLIGFAGAPFTLASYLVEGGPSRTHVKTKALMYGAPEIWHALCARLGDITEEFLRVQVNAGASAIQLFDSWAGALSEADYRRFVLPHSTRVLASLADAGVPRIHFGVGTAELLGAMGEAGADVVGVDWRTPLDAATVRIGPDRAVQGNLDPCVLFAPWPVVEAEVRRILAEGESTPGHVFNLGHGVLPETDPDVLTRVVALVHEASAR
- a CDS encoding ricin-type beta-trefoil lectin domain protein — protein: MTPSSAMTPSSRTVGRIRPRIVAVLATVAVGLAVGAVGVTHALAATTGAITGYGGKCVDIAAASNANGTRVQLYTCNGSTAQQWTVGDDGTIRALGKCLDVASASTANGARVQIWDCNGSGAQQWTASAGLLRNPTANKCLDATGPSSADGTPLQIWECFGGPNQQWVLPTGGGNPTPTPTAPTTPPPGGNVDLGPNVSVFDPSMPAATIQSRLNTVFQQQESNQFGNNRYALLFKPGTYNVDVNVGFYTQVAGLGYLPDSVTINGGVHVEADWFQGNATHNFWRGAENLSVNPPSGTDRWAVSQAAAYRRMHVRGNLQLDDGGWSSGGLLADTRIDGQVRSGSQQQWLSRNTQWGSWTGSNWNMVFVGAVNAPANSFPNPPFTTVAQTPVVREKPFLYVDQAGNYQVFVPAVRTNTTGTSWASGAPAGTSLPIGQFFVVKPGATAATINAQLAQGKHLLFTPGIYHLNDTLRVTRPDTVVLGLGLATLMPDNGIVAMSVADVDGVKVAGLLFDAGPVNSPVLMEVGPTGSSANHSANPTSLHDVYFRVGGAAVGKATVSLRVNSSNVIGDHLWIWRGDHSYGVGWNVNTADTGLIVNGNDVTMYGLFVEHYQKYQTIWNGERGRTYFYQNEIPYDVPNQASWQNGSQQGYAAYKVADSVTTHEAWGLGSYCFFSSNPSVVLGHSFEVPNRAGVRLHNMTTVSLGGTGTIRNIVNNVGDPANSADNVATLVNYP
- the hemQ gene encoding hydrogen peroxide-dependent heme synthase encodes the protein MSTDAGAEQSNAARLRELNDTVRYTMWSVFRATGPLPDDRDRIAAEVEALFADLASKDVVVRGSYDVSALRADADLLIWWHATTPDALQEAYGLFRRTGLGRQLAPVWSQMALHRPAEFNKSHVPAFLAGEPARDYICVYPFVRSYEWYLLPDAERREMLAEHGRMARGYADVRANTVASFALGDYEWMLAFEADELHRIVDLMRDLRASRARRHVREEVPFYTGRRRSVGELVASLP